The Candidatus Poribacteria bacterium DNA segment CCTGGAATCTTGGATTATGCTCATGGATTCATCGGTCGAACTCCATATCCGAAATCCTACGCCTAGGTTCGGCACTATCACGGCGACGATCATGCCCAGCAGAGTCGCCACAAGCAGGACTTCAAGTAGCGTGAAACCTGATTCCCTCTTCACTTCCCATCACCTCAATCCCGCCTTGTCAATCTGGTATCGAGCTTTGTATATACCTCATCTTCATCCCTTTTCCCGTCTCCATTCTCGTCGAACCACACGATCACCGAGATCGTCTTCATCTCCGGATCTCCGTCATCC contains these protein-coding regions:
- a CDS encoding type II secretion system protein codes for the protein MKRESGFTLLEVLLVATLLGMIVAVIVPNLGVGFRIWSSTDESMSIIQDSR